The following are from one region of the Halodesulfurarchaeum sp. HSR-GB genome:
- a CDS encoding metallophosphoesterase codes for MLVLGDAHANTPDRRAALMRAYRAADPDVALQLGDLFYYDLPVETYFIAGNNEDFDVIDALRHGRVRSRNTRNVRLLDSRAVELEGLRIGGLSGNFAPTQYEKPRSALRGDRRRHFVRADVEALKRVGSVDVLLTHEAPHGTDVDEEYTVGCRPVDELISALSPDLCLTGHHHQHTETTFGDTRVITTAPAWESYYELDPDTLAVARHETPGPDEEAEV; via the coding sequence GGGGACGCCCACGCGAATACACCCGACCGCCGTGCAGCCCTGATGCGCGCCTATCGGGCCGCAGACCCGGACGTCGCCCTCCAGCTCGGGGACCTCTTTTACTACGACCTGCCGGTCGAGACCTACTTCATCGCGGGCAACAACGAGGACTTCGACGTGATCGACGCGCTGCGACACGGCCGGGTCCGGAGTCGGAATACCAGAAACGTCCGACTGCTCGACAGCCGCGCCGTCGAACTCGAAGGCCTCCGGATCGGCGGGCTCTCTGGCAATTTCGCACCCACCCAGTACGAGAAGCCCCGATCCGCGCTTCGTGGCGACCGGCGGCGACACTTCGTCCGGGCCGACGTGGAAGCCCTCAAACGGGTGGGCTCGGTCGACGTGCTGCTCACCCACGAGGCCCCACACGGGACTGACGTCGACGAGGAGTACACCGTCGGGTGCCGGCCGGTCGACGAACTCATTTCGGCACTCTCGCCCGATCTCTGTTTGACTGGACACCACCATCAGCACACCGAGACGACTTTCGGTGACACACGGGTGATCACCACCGCGCCGGCCTGGGAGTCCTACTACGAACTGGACCCGGACACGCTCGCTGTGGCCCGTCACGAGACACCCGGCCCGGACGAGGAAGCGGAGGTTTAA
- a CDS encoding NYN domain-containing protein — MTSIHPGQRVAVLADAQNLYHSAQSLHSRNIDYSKLLSKAVQNRELTRAIAYVIRADSPEEESFFEALDDIGFETKIKDIKTFQDGSKKADWDVGMSLDAVTLADHVDTVVLCTGDGDFSRLVSHLRHEGVRVEVMAFESSTAEELRAAADTFIDLGDRIETFLL; from the coding sequence ATGACCTCGATCCATCCCGGGCAGCGCGTCGCGGTCCTTGCCGACGCGCAGAACCTCTATCACTCCGCACAGAGTCTTCACTCCCGGAACATCGATTACTCGAAGCTCCTCTCGAAGGCCGTGCAGAACCGCGAACTCACACGGGCCATCGCCTATGTCATACGAGCCGACTCCCCCGAGGAGGAGAGCTTCTTCGAGGCGCTTGACGACATCGGCTTCGAGACCAAGATCAAGGACATCAAGACCTTCCAGGACGGCTCGAAGAAGGCTGACTGGGACGTGGGCATGAGCCTGGACGCGGTGACCCTGGCCGATCACGTCGACACGGTCGTGCTCTGTACGGGCGATGGCGATTTCTCCCGGCTGGTCTCCCATCTCCGGCACGAGGGGGTCCGCGTGGAGGTCATGGCCTTCGAGAGTTCGACCGCCGAGGAACTCAGGGCGGCCGCCGACACGTTCATCGATCTGGGAGATCGGATCGAAACGTTTCTGCTTTGA
- a CDS encoding universal stress protein codes for MNETPTDRKRDLLGRVLVPVANVDDAERTARILATYDPGEIVVLHVVEKGEGVPDKTPVEQSEEIAAESFAVVREHFPDAETETAYARDVVGAIIETAGAVEATSIVYRPRSGGRLMHFLSGDLSLKLLTRADRPVVSLPEA; via the coding sequence ATGAACGAGACGCCCACCGACCGGAAACGGGACCTCCTCGGGCGCGTGCTGGTCCCGGTCGCAAACGTGGACGACGCCGAGAGAACGGCTCGAATCCTCGCAACCTACGATCCGGGCGAGATCGTCGTGCTTCACGTCGTCGAGAAGGGCGAAGGAGTGCCGGACAAGACGCCGGTCGAGCAATCCGAAGAGATCGCGGCGGAGAGTTTCGCCGTCGTGCGCGAACACTTCCCGGATGCCGAGACCGAGACGGCGTACGCCCGGGACGTGGTGGGCGCGATAATCGAAACGGCCGGGGCCGTCGAGGCGACCTCGATCGTCTACCGCCCGCGCTCGGGCGGTCGGCTGATGCATTTTCTCTCCGGTGATCTCTCGCTCAAGCTACTCACGCGGGCTGACCGGCCGGTCGTCTCTCTCCCCGAAGCATGA